One window of the Benincasa hispida cultivar B227 chromosome 3, ASM972705v1, whole genome shotgun sequence genome contains the following:
- the LOC120072882 gene encoding transcription factor bHLH133-like: MESANLQHQLQELFVGYSSLVSAPRTAPITTHECNPNIILEGNSYNNPCLVDQSLQCSSRENENENVWFNFSSTYQRQQPPNEQQLSTLYSSVQSPASYGGFQGIPAGSNTNYYTNDVYSNNSNNNNNNSNTSTLDLLSSSSFSSSMGYNLQAAHHHHHHHLDFLSSTPNYSSGFNKNRALFGYAHQNHHHVQDSINNNNSPSNSSNKTSSTSVGRAKRPVTSLSEPKKSNNPESKKSCSTSRSTCPPLKVRKEKLGDRISALQRLVAPFGKTDTSSVLTEAIGYIQFLHDQVETLSMPYLGSSQSKPYQKQQPGPIQEDGTKPRQDLRSRGLCLMPVSCASFIHGFD; this comes from the exons ATGGAATCTGCTAATCTCCAACATCAACTTCAAGAACTATTTGTTGGATATTCTTCTTTGGTATCAGCTCCAAGAACAGCTCCCATCACTACTCATGAATGCAACCCCAATATCATTTT GGAAGGAAATTCCTACAATAACCCTTGTTTAGTGGATCAAAGCTTACAATGTTCTTCAAGGGAGAATGAGAATGAGAATGTATGGTTCAATTTCTCATCAACTTACCAACGACAACAACCACCCAATGAACAGCAACTTTCAACTCTTTATTCTTCTGTTCAATCTCCAGCAAGTTATGGAGGTTTCCAAGGGATTCCAGCTGGATCCAACACCAATTATTACACCAATGATGTTTATTcgaataatagtaataataataataataatagcaatACTTCAACGTTGGATTTGTTGTCTTCATCATCATTTTCAAGTTCCATGGGCTACAATTTACAGGCtgctcatcatcatcatcatcatcatctggATTTTCTCAGCTCAACCCCAAATTATTCAAGTGGATTTAACAAAAATAGAGCCCTATTTGGCTATGCTCATCAAAATCATCATCATGTCCAAGATTCAATTAATAATAACAACAGCCCATCAAACAGCTCCAATAAA acttCATCAACAAGTGTTGGAAGAGCAAAGAGGCCGGTTACCAGCTTGTCTGAGCCTAAAAAGTCCAATAATCCAGAATCAAAGAAATCTTGCTCCACCTCAAGATCCACTTGCCCACCATTAAAG GTGAGAAAAGAGAAATTGGGAGACAGGATTTCAGCACTTCAAAGGCTGGTTGCACCTTTTGGTAag ACTGATACTTCCTCAGTTCTAACTGAAGCAATTGGCTACATTCAGTTTCTTCATGATCAAGTCGAG ACATTAAGCATGCCATATTTGGGGTCCTCTCAGAGCAAACCCTACCAAAAACAGCAGCCT